The Nocardia arthritidis genome has a window encoding:
- a CDS encoding RICIN domain-containing protein, translating into MLSGEQSDATHARVARVAANRPRHHLVGVAFNAFARLGEGKTLTDFERRLVDPLRRLGFSDDQLAELGAVHAGAATEARRAVFPQAVAHLSTEQGYTDADFRRDAPKMVAEILAMPSVRVTDATTARAGEATVPAPPDDEFARAAKAAGWSLNILASTADSAPAPESSGRLTSDDTVWQVRATSMHAVAQSHDDHGTPTDEWYFGFATTNTKRTTSYKSEVMADIDDGVNRDFRQNVLWVGSAGATGLVCTVDCWEQDNDEQYMQYDNSLHALANAIVENLIDPSTWLQFLSDVAEAAALEGGAGVAAFLLGTLIGTAVAAALGAAIAAIINALTAWAADDHVGTSVVAITPDILRSSGGGRQLEVHLDGRGNGEGYAIVHLQLQQLPGEPINLINQGSNLALEALLEDDSVLVRQRRYDPNNPAQLWVHDHDGIIWNVAAGDVLDVDRGGTEDGDLVYHWRYNGGANQVWYSEYIDIYQAYFYRNSNSGKYLDVNKGSHEETAWIHQWSKNGSSAQRWLQSAPPATLIFEYPRDGFTLSPDADQFANGTTSLPDIYTLVLTRDGEYVGEANPSADGNWEIKMDTSAWPPGEHTLRIRAKSGYPGEGQVTVRVASTPSPSPLPPATFTFSSPYDGDRLPGYNIVARGTTSLPDTATVVLEMSSGFAFDYIGEANPVYGEWEIPLNNTAWGEFQKATLRIRAKSGYSGERTAIVYR; encoded by the coding sequence GTGCTGTCCGGTGAGCAGTCGGACGCGACGCATGCGCGGGTGGCTCGGGTGGCGGCCAACCGGCCACGCCACCACCTTGTGGGCGTGGCGTTCAACGCGTTTGCCCGCCTGGGCGAGGGCAAGACGCTGACCGATTTCGAGCGGCGGCTGGTGGATCCGTTGCGGCGGTTGGGGTTCAGCGATGATCAGCTCGCTGAGCTGGGCGCGGTCCATGCCGGTGCTGCGACCGAGGCGCGCCGGGCGGTGTTCCCGCAGGCGGTGGCTCACCTGAGCACCGAACAGGGTTATACCGATGCCGATTTCCGCCGTGATGCCCCGAAAATGGTCGCCGAGATTCTCGCGATGCCGTCCGTGCGGGTCACCGACGCGACCACGGCGCGCGCGGGCGAGGCCACCGTACCCGCGCCGCCCGATGACGAATTCGCTCGCGCGGCGAAGGCCGCGGGCTGGAGCCTGAATATCCTCGCGTCGACCGCGGACTCGGCCCCCGCACCCGAGTCCAGTGGCCGACTCACCTCCGATGACACCGTCTGGCAGGTGCGCGCCACGAGCATGCACGCCGTCGCCCAGTCCCACGACGATCACGGCACCCCGACCGACGAGTGGTACTTCGGGTTCGCCACCACCAACACCAAGCGGACCACGTCATACAAGTCCGAGGTGATGGCGGACATCGACGACGGCGTGAACCGGGATTTCCGGCAGAACGTGCTGTGGGTCGGCTCGGCGGGTGCTACCGGCCTGGTGTGCACCGTCGACTGCTGGGAACAAGACAACGACGAGCAATACATGCAATACGACAATTCGCTGCATGCCTTGGCAAATGCCATCGTGGAGAACCTCATCGACCCCTCCACCTGGCTACAGTTCCTGTCCGATGTCGCAGAGGCCGCAGCCCTCGAGGGCGGTGCCGGTGTCGCCGCCTTCCTGCTCGGCACCCTCATCGGCACGGCGGTCGCCGCCGCTCTCGGCGCGGCGATCGCCGCGATCATCAATGCGTTGACGGCCTGGGCGGCCGACGATCATGTCGGCACCTCGGTGGTCGCGATCACCCCCGATATCCTGCGAAGCTCCGGCGGCGGCCGGCAGTTGGAGGTCCATCTGGACGGCCGCGGCAACGGTGAAGGCTATGCCATCGTCCACCTCCAGCTCCAGCAACTGCCCGGGGAACCGATAAATCTCATCAACCAGGGCAGCAATCTGGCTCTGGAAGCGCTGCTGGAGGACGATTCCGTCCTGGTCAGGCAGCGCCGCTACGACCCCAACAATCCTGCGCAGCTGTGGGTCCACGATCATGACGGGATCATATGGAATGTGGCTGCCGGAGACGTCTTGGATGTGGATCGCGGGGGAACCGAGGACGGGGATCTGGTATACCATTGGCGGTACAACGGCGGCGCCAATCAGGTGTGGTACTCCGAATACATTGACATTTACCAGGCTTATTTCTACCGCAACTCGAACAGCGGCAAATACCTCGATGTAAATAAAGGCAGTCATGAAGAGACCGCGTGGATCCATCAGTGGTCAAAGAACGGGTCTTCTGCCCAGAGATGGTTGCAGTCTGCTCCACCGGCCACGCTGATCTTCGAATATCCCAGGGACGGATTTACTCTATCTCCTGATGCTGACCAATTCGCTAACGGAACCACATCGCTCCCGGACATCTATACCCTGGTCCTGACCAGGGACGGCGAATACGTCGGTGAAGCGAACCCGTCGGCCGACGGAAATTGGGAAATAAAGATGGACACTTCGGCATGGCCGCCCGGCGAGCACACGCTCCGTATTCGAGCAAAGAGCGGCTACCCCGGCGAAGGCCAGGTCACCGTCCGAGTTGCGTCTACTCCTTCTCCTTCGCCTCTGCCGCCGGCCACATTTACCTTCTCTTCGCCATACGACGGAGACCGTTTGCCTGGTTATAACATCGTCGCTCGCGGAACCACATCGCTCCCGGACACCGCGACTGTGGTCCTGGAAATGTCTTCGGGCTTTGCCTTCGATTACATCGGTGAAGCGAACCCGGTCTATGGAGAATGGGAAATCCCGCTGAACAATACAGCGTGGGGCGAGTTCCAAAAGGCTACTCTCCGTATTCGGGCAAAAAGCGGCTACTCGGGGGAACGTACGGCAATCGTCTACAGGTAA